AACCACAAAAGAAAAATTTACGGCTCACTTGGAGGCAACGCTTCCGTGACAAAACTGCCGATTATTTCTTCAAAACAGGCGATAAAAGCTCTCAGAGCTGCCGGATTTGAGGATGCTCCAAAAAGGGGAAAAGGCAGCCATATCGCATTGGTTATGCGAGGTTCAGAGAAAACAAGACTTGTAATAGTACCGGATAGCAAGGCATTACCACGGGGTACTCTGCATGCCATTTTGGATCAGGCTGGACTTGACAGGAATGAATTTATAGAACTTTTAAAAAAATAGAATGCGCTTATGAACTCCATAGGATATTATTTATCCATCCACATAGAACCGTTTCTCTGCGATTCTGAGTACTCTGTGAGAGACAAAAATAATATCTCACAGAGCCCGCGGAGATCACAAAGATAAATAATACATATAGTTCATAAGTTGATAAGTAAGCTTACTGCGAAGCAGTATGTCAGGTTTTAAAGAATTTTCCTCTCAAAAATTCTTTAAAAATAACTCTGTGACTCTGTGTTCTCTGTGAGAGATAAAAACAGTTCATGACTTGATAAGCTTATGAGTTCGTGAGCAAACAATATGGTATCAGACTTCGCTATTCGATTCTGCGACAGCAGCAGTCAGCTTTATAAGAATTTTTCCTCTCAAAAATTCTTATAAAAACTCTGTGACTCTGTGCTCTCTGTGAGAGATTCTTCTAATGCATAAATCCTACTACATAATAAAATCATTCTTACCCCGCCGGCTGCAGATTTATATCCGGCGCAAGGTTTTAATAAAAAAACGCCATAATTATAAAGATGTCTGGCCTATAGACGAAAAGGCTGCAAAGCCTCCTGATGCTTTTACAGGTTGGCCTGATGGGAAAAAATTCGCTCTTGTCTTGACACATGATGTAGAAAATGCAAAAGGACACGATAAGTGTAAGAAACTGGCGGAAGTGGATGAAAGTTTTGGGTTTAGATCATCTTTTAATTTTGTTGCAAAAGATTATCCTGTTTCAGCTAAACTACGCCAATATCTTACAGAACGGGGATTTGAAGTCGGAATACACGGCCTGCATCATGATAAAAACCCGTTTCGGTCAAAAGCAGTATTTCAGAAACAGGCTGAGGAAATCAACCGCTTTTTAAAAGAATGGAATGCAGTAGGCTTTCGTTGCCCAAGCATGTATCACAATCTTGAAATGCTTCATGAGTTGGATATTGAATATGATGCCTCTACATTTGATACCGATCCTTTTGAACCTCAGCCTGACGGCATGGGTACAATATTTCCATTCCAGGTGACGGCTGATTACAATCAACATTTGAGACCTTTGAAGTATGTTGAGCTTCCTTACACCCTCCCCCAGGATTTTCTGCTGTACATACTCATGCGGGAGAAAAGTATAGAGATATGGAAAAATAAACTGGACTGGATTGCGGAAAAAGGAGGCATGGCCCTCCTGATTACTCATCCTAACTATATAAACTTTGATAAAAAACCTGATTATGATCAATATCCTCTACATTACTACACGGATTTTCTTGAATACATTAAATCAAAATATGAAGGGCAATACTGGCATGCACTACCAAAAGACATGGCACATTTTTGGGCCGATAATTACGGAACTCATCTTTAACAAAAGCACCGTTATTAATCTGATTTTTTATGAGAAAGAGAGGTAAAAACTTTGTGATGAATAACTCGATGATCATACCCGTAATACTTGCCGGCGGATCAGGAACGAGGCTATGGCCTTTATCGCGTCAGCTTTATCCAAAGCAATTTCTAAATTTTGGTGATGGAAATACTCTGTTTCAGGAAACATTATTACGTTTAACTAAGATGGGATTAGTACAACCACCGATTGTAATATGTAATGAAGAACACCGTTTTATTGTAGCTGAGCAGCTTCAGCTAATTGATATTTCCGCAAACACTATACTTCTTGAGCCTGTGGCTCGCAATACTGCGCCTGCCTTGGCGGTTTCAGCCTTGAAAGCGATAAAAGATGACAGCAATGCTATATTGCTGGTATTGCCGGCCGATCATTTTATTGGTAACCTGAAAGCCTTTCAAGAAGCAATACAGGAAGGCACAGAATTTGCGGCTCGAAATCAACTTGTTACATTTGGCATAATACCTGTTACTCCAGAGACCGGATACGGCTATATTCATAAAGGTTCGCCATTAGAGCTTACAGCGAATAAACCGCCAGTATGGCAAATAGACAGGTTTATTGAAAAGCCTGATCTTGCTCTTGCAACAGAGTATTTGTCTTCGGGAGAATATTTATGGAACAGCGGTATCTTCATGTTCAAAGCGTCAAAGCTGCTTGAAGAGATTAAAACTTTTACGCCTGCTATCATGGATGCCTGCGAGGCTGCACTGGAAAAAGGACAAAGTGATCTGGATTTCTATCGGCTGGATATTGATTCGTTTTCTACATGTCCAAGTGATTCCATAGACTATGCGATAATGGAAAAAACATCCTGCGGAGTTATTATCGCTCTTGATTCGGATTGGAACGATTTGGGCTCATGGGAAGCGTTATGGCAGATGGGAGATAAGGATGAGGATAATAATGTACTGTATGGTGATATCAGTCTACAGGGTGTCAGAAACTCATATATTCACGCCTCAAGTCGATTGGTAACTGCCATAGGGCTTGATAATCATGTAATAGTAGAAACTAAAGATGCTGTTTTTATATCTCCCCGGAACTCCGTCCAGCAGATCAAGTCTGTTGTTGAGACTCTGAATAAAGACAACCGTTCCGAAGTAATTACCCATAAAACTGTATACCGGCCCTGGGGTTCGTATACTAACGTGGAAGAATCGGATTGTTTTCAGGTAAAACGTATTACTGTTAAACCAAAAGCTAAACTATCACTACAAAAACATTTCCACCGTGCCGAACACTGGGTGGTCGTTAAGGGTACAGCGCTTGTTACAAGAGGGGAAGATCAATTTATTCTAAAAGAAGACCAGTCTACATATATTCCACTGGGCACTGTACACAGGCTGGAAAATCCCGGGAAAATACCATTGGAACTGATTGAAATACAATCCGGTAGATATCTGCGTGAAGACGATATTGAGCGCATGGATGATATTTATGGAAGAACTGAAAAAAACAACATTTAATAAACGATCGGGATCAAATAATCATCTCTTGAAATTATAGAATAATGCTTATGCAAATATTATTTAGATCAACAAGTAAATAATTAATTACTCATCAAACAAATCAAATAGTCTTCTTCTTTCGGAGGATTTTATGAATATCAGCATTTTTGGACTTGGTTATGTAGGTTGCGTCAGTCTGGGATGTTTGGCAAAAAACGGCCATCAAATCATCGGCGTAGATACTAATGAAACAAAAGTCCGTTATATCAATAAAGGGAAGTCACCAATTATCGAGAAAGGCCTCAATACGCTGATCGCTCAGCAATTTAAGGCAGGCAATATATCAGCAACTAACGATTCCATATCAGCCATACAAAATTCAGAAGTTTCTTTCATCACTGTCGGAACGCCTAATACCGAACATGGGCATCTGGACTTAAATGCTATTTTTAAAGTAGCTGTGGAAATTGGCAAAGGTATAGCACAAAAAAAAGAAAAGCATATTATTGTCATCCGGTCAACTGTTCTTCCCGGAACAAATGAGAAAGTATGTGAAATCATTGGAGACACGACTAAAAAGAACCCAGGAAAAGATTTTTTTGTGGTTTCTAACCCTGAATTTTTACGAGAAGGCTCTGCTATCAATGATTATTACAATCCGGCATACACATTGATCGGATCCAATGATGATTATGCCATTAGCAAAATGGAGGAAATCTACAAAGACGTTTCTGCTCCAATCATCATTTCAGATATAAAGTGCGCCGAAATAATCAAATATGTCAATAATGCCTTTCACGCGCTGAAAATCACTTTTGCAAATGAAGTAGGGAATATCTGCAACTGCCTTGGGATAGACTCACGCCGAGTAATGGAAATATTCTGTAGGGACAATAAGCTAAACTTATCACCCTACTATTTAAAACCTGGTTTTGCTTATGGCGGATCATGCCTGCCGAAAGATTTAAAGGCCTTGACAACTATCGCTAATGATCTGTATATAGACAGCCCAATCCTAAAGAATATAGATCGCAGCAATGAACTTCAAAAAGCCATGGCTATTAAGAAAATCATCGGATTTGGAAAACAGCGACTCGGTTTTCTTGGTTTGAGTTTTAAAGCTGGGACGGACGATCTGCGTAACAGCCCAATCATCGATGTTATTGAAGTGCTTCTGGGCAAAGGATTCGATATACGTATATTTGACCGCAATGTCCGTTTATCCAAACTATTTGGAGCCAACAAAAAATTTATCATGGAGAAGATTCCTTTTATTTCTAAATTCATCATCAACGACCCCGATGAAATCATCAAACACTCTGAAGTATTGGTTATTGTCAACAACGATGAAGAATTTAAGAATATTTTAGATAAAGTTCCCAAAGGTAAGATCATTTATGATCTTGTTAACATAGACTTTAAAAACAAAGGGAAAAATAAAAAATATAAGGGCATTGCATGGTAAAAAATAAGCACATATTGTTTATCGTAGAGAATAATTCTGTGCCTAGAGATGTCAGGGTTTGGTCGGAAGCCTTAGCCGCAAAAGAATACGGATATGATGTATCGGTTATCTGTCCGGTACATAAGAAATCAGCACCTGAGAAATATGAGCAACTGGAGGGGGTAGATATCTACCGGCATCCCATGCCGATAGAAGCCAGCGGCAGGGCCGATTTCTTTCTTGAATATATTTCAGCTCTGTTCTGGGAAATTACTTTGAGCATAAAACTTTATTTTAAAAAACCGTTTCACATAATTCACAGCGCTAATCCCCCTGACCACATTTTTATCATCGCCCTTATATTTAAGATATTCGGCGTTAAATATATCTTTGACCATCACGACATAACACCGGAAACATATGTGGCTAAATTCGGTGCTAAAAACATTATTTATAAAATATTAATGTTTATGGAGAAAGCAACTTTTAAAACATCCGATATAGTCATATCAACTAATGAAAGTTATAAAAATATTGCTATAACCAGAGGTAGCAAAAAAGATGATGAAGTATTTATCGTACGTAACGGACCTGACTTATCAAGAATAGATAAGCCCGATCCTAACCCCGAATTAAAAAGTGGCTTTGACTATCTGGTTGCTTATCTGGGTGTCATTAATAATCAAGAAGGCATAGATAATTTATTAAGAGCAGTGCAATATATTATCTACAAGAAAAAAATTAAAAATATCAAGTTTGTAATTGTAGGCACAGGCCCGCACCGAAATGAAATGATACAATTATCGAAGGATTTGCTGATAGACAAATTTGTAATTTTTACTGGTTATATCCCTTATAAAGATTTATACGAAGTTCTTACCACGGCTGATTTATGCGTAAACCCGGAATTCCGAAATGAGTTTACCGACAAATCGACCATGATCAAAATTATGGATTATATGACCTTTGGCAAACCGATCGTCATGTTTGAAACAACTGAAGGAAGAGTGACAGCCGGAGAAGCTGCCATCTATGTATATAACAACAATGAGGTGGATTTTGCTGAAGCTATAATTGTATTATTGCATGATGATGAAAAGAGAAAGAGGATGGGGGACATTGCAAAACAAAGGATCCAAGAAATACTGCAATGGGATCTGCAAAAAAATAATTTAATTAGAGCTTATAACCATTTAGGTAAATCGTTTGAAAATTAGCAAAGAAATACTTTGAAAATATTGATACCCCAATTTTATAAAATTCCATTTGCCTTTCTCTCATAATAATATCTCATCCCGAAAATAGAGTAATTATAGAGCGGAGGCAAGTGGTTGTTACCTCTTTTCTATAATATTTTAAAGTTGTTTCGCCCTGTTGGTAAGGTCATGCAACTCCTGGAGCAATACAAATGAAAGATGAACTTCTTGAAAAAATATATTTATCAATTTATCAATTTATTAACTGGCTTGAATCATATGGTGAAATATCTTATGACTATCAAAGTTATTTTTCAAGCACTCTATGTCGAACTGCAAAAGCCCTATACTATAAGAAGCCATGGATAGGAACA
This region of Pseudomonadota bacterium genomic DNA includes:
- a CDS encoding glycosyltransferase family 4 protein; this translates as MVKNKHILFIVENNSVPRDVRVWSEALAAKEYGYDVSVICPVHKKSAPEKYEQLEGVDIYRHPMPIEASGRADFFLEYISALFWEITLSIKLYFKKPFHIIHSANPPDHIFIIALIFKIFGVKYIFDHHDITPETYVAKFGAKNIIYKILMFMEKATFKTSDIVISTNESYKNIAITRGSKKDDEVFIVRNGPDLSRIDKPDPNPELKSGFDYLVAYLGVINNQEGIDNLLRAVQYIIYKKKIKNIKFVIVGTGPHRNEMIQLSKDLLIDKFVIFTGYIPYKDLYEVLTTADLCVNPEFRNEFTDKSTMIKIMDYMTFGKPIVMFETTEGRVTAGEAAIYVYNNNEVDFAEAIIVLLHDDEKRKRMGDIAKQRIQEILQWDLQKNNLIRAYNHLGKSFEN
- a CDS encoding type II toxin-antitoxin system HicA family toxin translates to MTKLPIISSKQAIKALRAAGFEDAPKRGKGSHIALVMRGSEKTRLVIVPDSKALPRGTLHAILDQAGLDRNEFIELLKK
- a CDS encoding UDP-glucose/GDP-mannose dehydrogenase family protein, giving the protein MNISIFGLGYVGCVSLGCLAKNGHQIIGVDTNETKVRYINKGKSPIIEKGLNTLIAQQFKAGNISATNDSISAIQNSEVSFITVGTPNTEHGHLDLNAIFKVAVEIGKGIAQKKEKHIIVIRSTVLPGTNEKVCEIIGDTTKKNPGKDFFVVSNPEFLREGSAINDYYNPAYTLIGSNDDYAISKMEEIYKDVSAPIIISDIKCAEIIKYVNNAFHALKITFANEVGNICNCLGIDSRRVMEIFCRDNKLNLSPYYLKPGFAYGGSCLPKDLKALTTIANDLYIDSPILKNIDRSNELQKAMAIKKIIGFGKQRLGFLGLSFKAGTDDLRNSPIIDVIEVLLGKGFDIRIFDRNVRLSKLFGANKKFIMEKIPFISKFIINDPDEIIKHSEVLVIVNNDEEFKNILDKVPKGKIIYDLVNIDFKNKGKNKKYKGIAW
- a CDS encoding mannose-1-phosphate guanylyltransferase/mannose-6-phosphate isomerase gives rise to the protein MIIPVILAGGSGTRLWPLSRQLYPKQFLNFGDGNTLFQETLLRLTKMGLVQPPIVICNEEHRFIVAEQLQLIDISANTILLEPVARNTAPALAVSALKAIKDDSNAILLVLPADHFIGNLKAFQEAIQEGTEFAARNQLVTFGIIPVTPETGYGYIHKGSPLELTANKPPVWQIDRFIEKPDLALATEYLSSGEYLWNSGIFMFKASKLLEEIKTFTPAIMDACEAALEKGQSDLDFYRLDIDSFSTCPSDSIDYAIMEKTSCGVIIALDSDWNDLGSWEALWQMGDKDEDNNVLYGDISLQGVRNSYIHASSRLVTAIGLDNHVIVETKDAVFISPRNSVQQIKSVVETLNKDNRSEVITHKTVYRPWGSYTNVEESDCFQVKRITVKPKAKLSLQKHFHRAEHWVVVKGTALVTRGEDQFILKEDQSTYIPLGTVHRLENPGKIPLELIEIQSGRYLREDDIERMDDIYGRTEKNNI